One genomic region from Vannielia litorea encodes:
- a CDS encoding TRAP transporter substrate-binding protein, which yields MDRRSFLKTSALGGGAAAASTLAAPALAQGGRTLTMVTTWPRGLAGVWDSVERFANRITEMTDGALTVEPKAAGELVGAFESFDAVVSGQADIYHGVDYYWVGQHPAWAYFAAVPFGMTAAEMMTWYYADGGADLHKQLGEVFGIRPFLGGQTGAQGGGWFRNEVNSADDFNGLKFRMPGLGGEVLASMGASVQVLPGGEIYQALSTGALDATEWIGPWSDEKLGLQEVCDFYYPAGFHEAGPALSIGMNLEVFNSLTPAQQLMIETATAEGHQANYALFTASNGPALQRLQDGGTEVREFADDIWDAFGAGAMSVLGQYLEDDMFREIHESAQASMKASSGWLSRAESAYTRQRDRVLSSL from the coding sequence GTGGATCGACGCTCATTTCTGAAGACTTCCGCCCTCGGGGGCGGTGCCGCAGCTGCCAGCACACTGGCCGCGCCGGCGCTGGCCCAAGGCGGCCGGACCCTGACCATGGTCACCACCTGGCCGCGCGGCCTGGCCGGTGTGTGGGACAGCGTGGAGCGCTTCGCCAACCGTATCACCGAGATGACCGACGGCGCTCTGACCGTTGAGCCCAAGGCCGCTGGCGAACTCGTCGGCGCTTTCGAGAGCTTCGATGCCGTCGTGTCGGGGCAGGCCGACATCTACCACGGGGTCGATTACTACTGGGTCGGCCAGCACCCGGCCTGGGCCTACTTCGCGGCCGTGCCCTTCGGGATGACCGCCGCCGAGATGATGACATGGTACTACGCCGATGGCGGCGCGGACCTGCACAAGCAGCTTGGCGAAGTCTTCGGCATTCGCCCGTTCCTTGGCGGTCAGACCGGCGCGCAGGGCGGTGGCTGGTTCCGCAACGAAGTGAATTCTGCCGATGATTTCAACGGCTTGAAGTTCCGCATGCCGGGCCTCGGCGGCGAGGTTCTCGCCTCGATGGGGGCCTCGGTGCAGGTGCTTCCGGGTGGTGAGATCTATCAGGCCCTCTCCACCGGCGCGCTGGATGCGACCGAGTGGATCGGCCCGTGGTCGGACGAGAAGCTGGGCCTGCAGGAGGTCTGCGACTTCTACTATCCGGCGGGCTTCCACGAGGCTGGTCCGGCGCTGTCGATCGGGATGAACCTCGAGGTCTTCAACAGCCTCACCCCGGCGCAGCAGCTGATGATCGAGACCGCCACGGCGGAAGGCCATCAGGCCAACTACGCCCTGTTCACCGCCAGCAACGGCCCGGCGCTGCAGCGCCTGCAGGATGGCGGCACCGAGGTTCGGGAGTTTGCCGACGACATCTGGGACGCCTTTGGCGCCGGTGCGATGTCGGTTCTGGGTCAGTACCTTGAGGATGACATGTTCCGCGAAATTCACGAGAGCGCGCAGGCCTCGATGAAGGCGTCTTCGGGCTGGCTTTCGCGGGCAGAAAGCGCTTATACGCGGCAACGCGACCGGGTTCTGTCTTCGCTCTGA
- a CDS encoding TRAP transporter substrate-binding protein has protein sequence MDRRSFLKTSALGGGAAAATTLAAPAYAQGNRTLTMVTTWPRGLAGVWDSVERVANNITAATDGQITVEPKAAGELVGALESFDAVVSGQADMYHGADYYWVGQHPAWAFFTAVPFGMTVPELMTWYYGQDGMALHHELGEVFGVRGFIAGQTGAQGGGWYRNEVNSADDFNGMKFRMPGLGGEALSKLGASVQVLPGGEIYQALSTGALDATEWIGPWSDEKLGLQEVCDYYYPAGFHEPGAALSVGTNLEVFNELTPSQQKIIELACADAHQANYAQFIANNGPALSRLKAGGTQVKEFTPDVWDAFGKASTELLQGYTSDDLFAKIHTSAMDSMKSSSGWLSVSDSFYATQRDRVLAAM, from the coding sequence ATGGATCGTCGTTCATTTCTGAAGACATCCGCCCTTGGTGGCGGTGCGGCTGCGGCCACCACTCTGGCCGCTCCGGCCTACGCACAGGGCAACCGGACGCTGACCATGGTCACCACCTGGCCGCGCGGTCTTGCCGGTGTTTGGGACTCGGTGGAACGGGTTGCCAACAACATCACCGCCGCGACCGATGGCCAGATCACCGTTGAGCCCAAGGCCGCTGGCGAACTCGTCGGCGCTCTGGAAAGCTTTGACGCAGTCGTGTCCGGCCAGGCCGACATGTACCACGGCGCGGACTACTACTGGGTCGGTCAGCACCCGGCATGGGCGTTCTTTACCGCTGTGCCGTTCGGCATGACCGTGCCCGAGCTGATGACCTGGTACTACGGCCAGGACGGCATGGCGCTGCACCACGAGCTGGGCGAAGTGTTCGGCGTGCGCGGCTTCATCGCCGGTCAGACCGGCGCCCAGGGTGGCGGCTGGTACCGCAACGAAGTGAATTCTGCCGATGATTTCAACGGCATGAAGTTCCGTATGCCCGGCCTCGGCGGCGAAGCGCTCTCCAAGCTGGGTGCTTCGGTGCAGGTGCTTCCGGGCGGCGAGATCTACCAAGCCCTGTCGACCGGCGCGCTGGACGCGACCGAGTGGATCGGTCCGTGGTCGGACGAGAAGCTCGGCCTGCAGGAGGTCTGCGACTACTACTACCCCGCCGGCTTCCACGAGCCCGGTGCGGCGCTCTCCGTGGGCACCAACCTCGAAGTCTTCAACGAGCTGACCCCGAGCCAGCAGAAGATCATCGAGCTGGCCTGCGCCGATGCGCACCAGGCCAACTACGCCCAGTTCATCGCCAACAACGGCCCGGCGCTGTCGCGCCTGAAGGCTGGCGGCACGCAGGTGAAAGAGTTCACCCCGGACGTGTGGGATGCCTTCGGCAAGGCCTCGACCGAGCTGCTTCAGGGCTACACCTCGGACGACCTGTTCGCGAAGATCCACACCAGCGCGATGGACTCGATGAAGTCCTCCTCGGGCTGGCTCTCGGTCTCCGACAGCTTCTACGCCACCCAGCGCGACCGCGTTCTGGCGGCGATGTAA
- a CDS encoding response regulator transcription factor, with protein MSHPSPTRVAIVDDHQMVAEGVQAILQTYDDIEVVGTFGCGQEIVDAIETLAPDVVLLDLNMPGLGGLTATELLLERRPETRVLILSMHDSTGYISSALSHGAMGYILKDVPTEEIKTAIDTVMRGERYLCTGATASLRPATRNGVEQLTNREQTILLQLAQGKSNKEVALALDISVRTVETHRKNLRAKLGISSTAGLTRYAMEHGVLQGTGKF; from the coding sequence ATGAGCCACCCCAGCCCCACCCGCGTGGCCATCGTCGACGATCACCAGATGGTCGCCGAGGGGGTGCAGGCGATCCTTCAGACCTATGACGATATCGAGGTCGTCGGCACCTTCGGCTGCGGGCAGGAGATCGTCGACGCCATTGAAACCCTCGCGCCCGATGTGGTGCTGCTCGACCTCAACATGCCCGGCCTCGGCGGCCTCACCGCCACCGAACTTCTGCTGGAGCGTCGCCCCGAAACGCGGGTGCTGATCCTCTCGATGCACGACAGCACCGGCTATATCTCCTCCGCCCTCTCGCATGGCGCGATGGGCTACATCCTCAAGGATGTGCCCACCGAAGAGATCAAGACCGCAATCGACACCGTCATGCGCGGCGAGCGCTACCTATGCACCGGCGCAACAGCCTCCCTGCGCCCAGCCACACGGAACGGGGTGGAACAACTTACCAACCGCGAGCAGACGATCCTGCTGCAGCTGGCACAGGGCAAATCGAACAAGGAGGTGGCACTGGCACTCGATATCTCGGTGCGCACCGTCGAGACCCACCGCAAGAACCTGCGGGCTAAACTGGGCATCTCCTCCACCGCCGGCCTCACGCGCTACGCAATGGAGCACGGGGTGTTGCAGGGCACGGGCAAGTTCTGA
- a CDS encoding TRAP transporter large permease subunit: protein MIFGLDGVEIGLLIVLLCLFGGILSGFPVAFAIGGAGIISFGIIALLDAQGVLIHQAIDTGTDAYREVLATGVHRDDVSTFRYPDLPRVEVPLFEGGWEQAINRNLSFVVNRMNERVFAGQSIETLLAVLMFVMMGIVLERSKIAEDLLTTMAKVFGPLPGGLAVSVVVVGAFLAASTGIVGATVVTMGLLSLPTMLRNGYSPELSTGVIAASGTLGQIIPPSIVIVLLGTLAGDLYSTAQEARAQSVGCSDALTLLGKPAVVSVGTLFQAAMLPGVMLAGLYALYAFGYAVVNPSKAPSVQLESSAGGEIITRREGLTWFLALPIVLIGGAVLLGQVGVIGSQVVRAVQTETSGVEGGLLRTNVSEQCQAAMIDLHGQDRWDASVAARAAGAEAVAAEEAAPADGAEGTDEAAPEAAAPVPNAPPIGTGVATLAVLFGLTLIVARGVAPSASPVPLAVGAGGIALMLLLDAFVIHSGMSSAETLVILLIPLIIVIWAMRHAAGRLSRNELIRVVFPPLVLIVAVLGSILGGITNPTPAAALGAAGAIMLAAYRKLKEEGRSGQVILIATYATILMILAGVNFDLRINQETVTVVTWLAFLVAFTAYMVAFFGVLYGVWVLYRGSVMSPVVRETAKVTSMVFTILIGSQLLNLVVISFGGEHYIQQFLKSFDSEFKVFLIVMLVMFILGFVLDFLEIIYIVVPIVGPVIYGGTMDPKWVTIMIAVNLQTSFLTPPFGFALFYLRGVAPPQVTTGHIYRGVAPFVVIQVVGLALLWAFPGIVSIIPDLIPN, encoded by the coding sequence ATGATTTTCGGACTTGATGGCGTCGAGATCGGCCTGCTGATCGTTCTTCTTTGTCTCTTCGGGGGCATTCTCTCCGGCTTTCCGGTGGCCTTTGCCATCGGCGGCGCCGGTATCATTTCTTTCGGCATCATCGCGCTGCTCGATGCGCAGGGTGTGCTGATACACCAGGCAATCGACACGGGCACGGATGCCTACCGCGAGGTGCTTGCAACAGGGGTCCACAGGGACGATGTGAGCACCTTCCGATACCCTGATTTGCCAAGGGTCGAGGTGCCGCTCTTCGAGGGTGGCTGGGAGCAGGCGATCAACCGGAACCTGTCGTTCGTGGTGAACCGGATGAACGAGCGGGTCTTTGCGGGCCAGAGCATCGAGACGCTGCTGGCGGTGCTGATGTTCGTGATGATGGGCATCGTGCTCGAGCGCTCGAAGATTGCCGAGGATCTGCTGACCACGATGGCGAAGGTGTTTGGCCCGCTGCCCGGCGGTCTTGCCGTTTCGGTGGTGGTGGTGGGGGCCTTCCTTGCTGCCTCGACCGGCATCGTCGGCGCGACGGTGGTGACGATGGGCCTGCTGAGCCTGCCGACCATGCTGCGCAACGGCTATTCGCCGGAGCTCTCGACGGGTGTGATCGCGGCCTCGGGCACGCTGGGCCAGATCATTCCGCCCTCGATCGTGATCGTGCTTCTGGGCACGCTTGCGGGCGACCTTTACTCCACGGCGCAGGAGGCACGCGCGCAGTCTGTCGGGTGCTCTGACGCGCTGACGCTGCTGGGCAAGCCTGCAGTGGTGTCGGTCGGCACGCTGTTTCAGGCGGCGATGCTGCCGGGTGTCATGCTGGCGGGTCTCTACGCGCTCTATGCCTTTGGTTACGCGGTGGTGAACCCCTCCAAGGCGCCCTCGGTGCAACTCGAAAGCTCCGCTGGTGGCGAGATCATCACCCGCCGGGAAGGTCTGACGTGGTTCCTTGCACTGCCGATCGTGCTGATCGGCGGCGCCGTGCTGCTGGGGCAGGTCGGGGTGATTGGGAGCCAGGTGGTTCGGGCTGTGCAGACCGAGACAAGTGGTGTCGAAGGTGGCCTGCTGCGGACCAATGTGAGCGAGCAGTGTCAGGCGGCGATGATCGACCTGCACGGTCAGGACCGCTGGGATGCCTCCGTGGCGGCCCGTGCCGCGGGCGCAGAGGCTGTTGCTGCCGAGGAGGCCGCACCGGCGGACGGCGCAGAGGGCACCGATGAAGCTGCCCCCGAGGCCGCCGCACCGGTGCCGAACGCTCCGCCGATCGGCACGGGCGTGGCCACGCTGGCGGTGCTCTTCGGCCTCACGCTGATCGTGGCGCGTGGGGTAGCCCCCTCGGCCAGCCCGGTGCCACTGGCTGTGGGCGCTGGGGGCATTGCCCTGATGCTCCTGCTTGATGCCTTCGTGATCCACTCCGGCATGTCGTCGGCGGAGACGCTGGTGATCCTCCTCATTCCGCTGATCATCGTGATCTGGGCGATGCGACATGCCGCCGGGCGGCTCTCGCGCAATGAGCTGATCCGGGTGGTCTTCCCGCCGCTGGTGCTGATCGTGGCCGTGCTCGGGTCGATCCTCGGCGGGATCACCAACCCGACGCCCGCCGCCGCCCTTGGCGCGGCCGGGGCCATCATGCTGGCGGCCTATCGCAAGCTGAAGGAGGAGGGGCGCTCGGGGCAGGTGATCCTGATCGCGACCTACGCCACCATCCTGATGATCCTCGCCGGGGTGAACTTTGACCTGCGGATCAATCAGGAAACCGTGACGGTGGTGACTTGGCTGGCCTTCCTCGTGGCGTTCACCGCCTACATGGTCGCCTTCTTCGGCGTGCTCTACGGCGTCTGGGTGCTCTATCGCGGCTCGGTGATGAGCCCCGTGGTGCGGGAGACGGCGAAGGTGACGAGCATGGTGTTTACCATCCTCATCGGCTCACAGCTGCTGAACCTTGTGGTGATCTCCTTTGGCGGTGAGCATTACATCCAGCAGTTCCTCAAGAGCTTCGACTCCGAGTTCAAGGTCTTCCTGATCGTTATGCTGGTGATGTTCATCCTCGGCTTCGTGCTCGACTTCCTTGAGATCATCTACATCGTGGTGCCGATCGTGGGGCCGGTGATCTACGGCGGAACGATGGACCCGAAATGGGTAACGATCATGATCGCGGTGAACCTGCAGACCAGCTTCCTGACGCCGCCCTTCGGCTTCGCGCTGTTCTACCTGCGCGGGGTGGCACCTCCCCAGGTGACGACCGGGCATATCTACCGTGGCGTGGCACCCTTCGTGGTGATCCAGGTGGTCGGTCTGGCACTGCTCTGGGCCTTCCCGGGGATCGTGTCGATCATACCGGACCTGATCCCGAACTGA
- a CDS encoding arginyltransferase, which produces MRHTLPIAPQFYVTAPQPCPYLEGRMERKLFTALQGEGAEKLNDTLSQQGFRRSQNVLYRPSCADCSACMSARIRVADFTPSKSQRRVVRRNAELVRKANSPWATEEQYALFRRYLDQRHADGGMADMDIFEFAAMIEETPVKSRVIEYHLPAEAEGNDTGEDKLVAVCLTDVLEDGVSLVYSFFEPDLEKHSLGRYIILDHIAIAREAGLPYVYLGYWVPDSPKMGYKASYGALEIYKGGSWRDLGNPDAHREDMHPLSVDPIAEQVARIRLPDSRPATKRR; this is translated from the coding sequence TTGCGCCATACGCTTCCCATCGCGCCCCAGTTCTACGTGACGGCCCCGCAGCCCTGCCCTTACCTTGAGGGCCGGATGGAGCGAAAGCTCTTCACCGCGCTGCAGGGCGAAGGCGCCGAGAAGCTGAATGACACGCTCTCCCAGCAAGGCTTCCGCCGCAGCCAGAACGTGCTCTACCGTCCTTCCTGCGCCGATTGCTCCGCCTGCATGTCCGCCCGCATCCGCGTGGCCGACTTCACGCCCTCCAAAAGCCAGCGCCGGGTGGTCCGCCGCAACGCAGAACTGGTGCGCAAGGCCAACAGCCCCTGGGCCACCGAAGAGCAATATGCCCTCTTCCGCCGCTATCTCGACCAGCGCCACGCCGATGGCGGCATGGCCGATATGGATATCTTCGAGTTCGCCGCCATGATCGAGGAGACCCCGGTCAAGAGCCGGGTCATCGAGTATCACCTGCCCGCCGAGGCCGAGGGCAATGACACGGGCGAAGACAAGCTCGTCGCCGTCTGCCTCACCGATGTGCTCGAAGACGGCGTGAGCCTCGTCTATTCCTTCTTCGAGCCGGATCTCGAGAAGCACTCGCTCGGCCGCTACATCATCCTCGATCACATCGCCATCGCCCGCGAGGCCGGGCTGCCCTACGTCTACCTCGGCTACTGGGTGCCGGATTCTCCGAAGATGGGCTATAAGGCCAGCTACGGCGCGCTCGAAATCTATAAGGGTGGCAGCTGGCGCGACCTCGGCAACCCCGATGCCCACCGCGAAGACATGCACCCACTCTCGGTCGATCCTATCGCCGAACAGGTCGCCCGCATCCGCCTCCCTGACAGTCGCCCGGCCACCAAACGCCGCTGA
- a CDS encoding cache domain-containing protein, which translates to MQQSRQLAEREIAALETQLIEAKKAELRNYVTLARAAFYSVYAAATPSDRAAKTRVTQILAAMTYGTDGYFYVYDYEGTNLVAPLQTELITRNWQGLADSAGTPVVDRLIEEARKGGGYHTYLWKKPSTGEEALMISYTGGLQDWQWAVGTGVFLDDVLASVAAARAQTEARVRSTFLWIAIITLGALLLVFLPGLALNISERRLADNKLKALTQRVFDTQEEERGRVARELHDSISQLLVAIRYALELAKRRMAAGDTAAVESLDKGISGLNGAIQEVRRISRDLRPGLLDDLGLGPAIQALTENFAARTGIEVEFETVVFRNRLDQEAKIALYRIAQEALTNVERHAGAQRVTVNLRGHRRGALMRIADDGNGIGEVTSSPESAGMGLRNMAERIEHLGGTLRVMSSSSGTVIEAQVPLSHMLPPEDAREASA; encoded by the coding sequence ATGCAGCAATCCCGCCAGCTCGCCGAACGCGAGATCGCGGCTCTCGAGACCCAGCTGATCGAGGCCAAAAAGGCCGAGCTGCGCAACTACGTCACCCTCGCCCGCGCCGCCTTCTATTCCGTATACGCCGCCGCTACCCCCAGCGACCGCGCCGCCAAGACCCGCGTCACCCAGATCCTCGCGGCAATGACCTACGGCACCGATGGCTACTTTTACGTCTACGACTACGAAGGCACCAATCTCGTCGCCCCGCTGCAGACCGAGCTGATCACCCGCAACTGGCAGGGGCTGGCCGACAGCGCCGGCACCCCCGTCGTCGACCGCTTGATCGAGGAGGCCCGCAAGGGCGGCGGCTACCACACCTATCTCTGGAAGAAGCCCTCGACCGGAGAGGAGGCGCTGATGATCTCCTACACCGGCGGCCTGCAAGATTGGCAATGGGCCGTCGGCACCGGTGTTTTTCTCGATGACGTTCTGGCCTCGGTCGCCGCCGCCCGCGCCCAAACCGAGGCGCGGGTCCGCTCCACCTTTTTGTGGATCGCCATCATCACCCTCGGCGCTTTGCTACTTGTGTTCCTGCCCGGCCTCGCGCTCAACATCTCCGAGCGGCGGCTGGCCGACAACAAGCTGAAGGCCCTCACCCAGCGGGTCTTCGACACGCAGGAGGAGGAGCGCGGCCGGGTCGCCCGCGAGCTCCACGATTCCATCTCGCAACTGCTCGTCGCCATCCGCTACGCGCTCGAGCTGGCCAAGCGCCGCATGGCTGCCGGAGACACCGCCGCCGTCGAAAGCCTCGACAAGGGGATTTCCGGCCTCAACGGCGCTATTCAGGAGGTCCGCCGCATCAGCCGAGACCTGCGCCCCGGCCTGCTAGATGACCTCGGCCTCGGCCCGGCCATTCAGGCGCTGACAGAGAACTTCGCCGCCCGCACCGGCATCGAGGTTGAGTTCGAAACCGTGGTCTTCCGGAACCGGCTGGACCAAGAGGCCAAGATCGCGCTCTACCGCATCGCGCAAGAGGCACTCACCAACGTCGAGCGCCACGCCGGGGCACAGCGCGTCACCGTCAATCTGCGCGGCCACCGGCGCGGCGCGCTCATGCGCATCGCGGATGACGGCAACGGCATCGGCGAGGTCACCTCAAGCCCCGAAAGTGCCGGCATGGGCCTGCGCAACATGGCCGAACGGATCGAGCATCTCGGCGGCACCCTTCGAGTCATGTCCAGCAGCAGCGGCACGGTGATTGAAGCTCAGGTCCCGTTGAGCCATATGCTGCCCCCCGAAGATGCAAGAGAGGCAAGCGCATGA
- a CDS encoding acetolactate synthase 3 large subunit produces MARQMTGAKMVVQALKDQGVEVVFGYPGGAVLPIYDEIFQQNDIRHILVRHEQGATHAAEGYARSTGKPGVVLVTSGPGATNAVTGITDALMDSIPMIVLTGQVPTFAIGSDAFQEADTVGITRPCTKMNWLVKDTDDLGQTIHEAFHVATSGRPGPVLIDIPKDVQFASGTYTPPAKMQSHYAPKVKGDAEMITALVEAMEEAERPIFYTGGGVINSGTAASQLLREFVDETGFPITSTLMGLGAYPASGKSWLGMLGMHGLYEANLAMHGCDLMINIGARFDDRITGRVSDFSPHSQKAHIDIDPSSINKVIHVDMPIVGDVAHVLEDALRIWKSRGRKTNKAGLEKWWKQIADWKAVRCLSYEPSKKTIKPQYALERLEALTKGRDRYVTTEVGQHQMWAAQFLGFEDPNRWMTSGGLGTMGYGFPASIGVQIAHPDALVINVAGEASWLMNMQEMGTAAQYRLPVKQFILNNERLGMVRQWQELLHGERYSHSWSESLPDFVKLAEAFGAKGICISDPADLDDAIMEMLEYDGPVLFDCLVEKHENCLPMIPSGEPHNKMLLSGASTSDAIKEGGAVLV; encoded by the coding sequence ATGGCACGTCAGATGACCGGAGCAAAAATGGTGGTCCAGGCCCTGAAGGATCAGGGTGTGGAAGTCGTGTTTGGCTATCCCGGCGGCGCGGTCCTTCCGATCTACGACGAGATCTTCCAGCAGAACGACATTCGCCACATCCTCGTCCGCCACGAGCAGGGCGCGACCCATGCCGCCGAGGGCTATGCCCGCTCCACCGGCAAGCCCGGCGTTGTTCTGGTCACCTCCGGCCCCGGCGCCACCAATGCCGTGACCGGCATCACCGATGCGCTGATGGACAGCATCCCGATGATCGTCCTCACCGGGCAGGTGCCCACCTTCGCCATCGGGTCCGATGCCTTTCAGGAGGCTGACACCGTCGGCATCACCCGCCCCTGCACCAAGATGAACTGGCTGGTGAAAGACACCGACGACCTCGGCCAGACCATCCATGAGGCCTTCCACGTCGCCACCTCGGGCCGCCCCGGCCCGGTGCTGATCGACATCCCCAAGGATGTGCAATTCGCCTCCGGCACCTACACGCCGCCCGCCAAGATGCAGTCGCACTATGCGCCCAAGGTGAAGGGCGATGCCGAGATGATCACCGCGCTGGTCGAGGCAATGGAAGAGGCCGAGCGCCCGATCTTCTACACCGGCGGCGGCGTCATCAACTCCGGCACGGCGGCCTCCCAGCTGCTACGCGAGTTCGTCGATGAAACCGGCTTCCCCATCACCTCCACCCTGATGGGCCTCGGCGCCTACCCGGCTTCCGGCAAAAGCTGGCTGGGGATGCTGGGCATGCATGGTCTCTACGAGGCCAACCTCGCCATGCACGGCTGCGACCTGATGATCAACATCGGCGCCCGCTTCGACGACCGGATCACCGGGCGCGTGTCGGACTTCTCGCCGCACAGCCAGAAGGCCCATATCGACATCGACCCAAGCTCGATCAACAAGGTGATCCATGTCGATATGCCCATCGTCGGCGATGTGGCCCATGTGCTCGAAGACGCCCTCCGCATCTGGAAGAGCCGTGGCCGCAAGACCAACAAGGCGGGCCTCGAGAAATGGTGGAAGCAGATCGCCGATTGGAAAGCGGTGCGCTGCCTCTCCTACGAGCCGTCGAAGAAGACCATCAAGCCGCAATACGCGCTGGAGCGTCTGGAAGCTCTCACCAAGGGCCGCGACCGTTACGTGACCACCGAGGTCGGCCAGCACCAGATGTGGGCCGCCCAGTTCCTCGGGTTCGAAGACCCCAACCGCTGGATGACCTCCGGCGGGCTGGGCACGATGGGCTACGGCTTCCCCGCCTCCATTGGCGTGCAAATCGCCCACCCCGATGCGCTGGTCATCAACGTGGCGGGCGAGGCAAGCTGGCTGATGAACATGCAGGAGATGGGCACCGCCGCGCAGTATCGCCTGCCGGTCAAGCAGTTCATCCTCAACAACGAGCGTCTGGGCATGGTTCGCCAATGGCAGGAGCTGCTGCACGGCGAGCGCTACTCGCACAGCTGGTCCGAAAGCCTGCCCGACTTCGTGAAGCTGGCTGAAGCCTTCGGGGCCAAGGGCATCTGCATCTCCGACCCCGCCGATCTCGACGACGCGATCATGGAGATGCTGGAGTATGACGGCCCGGTGCTCTTCGACTGCCTCGTCGAAAAGCACGAGAACTGCCTGCCGATGATCCCCTCGGGCGAGCCGCACAACAAGATGCTGCTTTCCGGCGCCTCCACCTCCGACGCCATCAAGGAAGGCGGCGCGGTCCTCGTCTGA
- a CDS encoding RDD family protein yields the protein MDSITSLPDPELNPEFYADTPAKRFFAWLVDGVMIFLVTLLVLPFTAFTGLLFYPLLWLVISFAYRTITLASGSATWGMRLMSLEMRTFRGERFGLGEAFIHTLIYSVAISTFFVQVISIVLMLTTARRQSLGDHLLGSVAINRAAVRR from the coding sequence ATGGACAGCATCACTTCCCTCCCCGACCCGGAGCTGAACCCCGAGTTCTACGCCGACACACCCGCCAAGCGCTTCTTCGCATGGCTGGTCGACGGGGTGATGATCTTCCTCGTGACCCTGCTGGTGCTTCCCTTCACCGCCTTCACCGGGCTGCTGTTCTACCCGCTGTTATGGCTGGTGATCTCCTTCGCCTACCGCACCATCACCCTCGCTTCGGGCTCAGCCACATGGGGCATGCGCCTGATGTCGCTCGAAATGCGTACCTTCCGGGGCGAGCGCTTCGGCCTCGGCGAGGCGTTTATCCATACGCTGATCTACTCGGTGGCGATCTCGACCTTCTTCGTGCAGGTGATCTCGATCGTCCTGATGCTTACCACCGCCCGCCGCCAGAGCCTGGGTGACCATCTTCTGGGCAGCGTCGCCATAAACCGCGCCGCCGTCCGCCGCTGA
- a CDS encoding TRAP transporter small permease subunit yields MGNALVWVIQNIGMGFYNIFYAITHPGLWLDWSNGESLMRFIYYGASVELFFAVFDIFLVVTVIGLIWPRFMWAIVRGLEWFANGVGRLVAWVGLLMVLQQVMVVFLQSVFRFGEITIAPFGFGFTQSVGWFAEELKLYNAMIVALCVTYAFIQGSHVRVDLIYAVVRHRTKKVIDMFGSLFFMVPVAVLTWLYAWFFLWRSLITPKVSASEGLDLLMRKSKIVKWNVETIGFSPNGFNGYFLFKILMVAFCGLVLLQAVAFFYRSYREFVEGPESDGKYLDKDTLGEGEEAYEGTH; encoded by the coding sequence ATGGGGAACGCGCTCGTGTGGGTCATCCAGAACATCGGGATGGGCTTCTACAATATCTTCTATGCGATCACCCATCCGGGGCTGTGGCTGGATTGGAGCAACGGCGAAAGCCTGATGCGCTTCATCTACTACGGGGCCTCGGTGGAGCTGTTCTTCGCCGTCTTCGATATTTTCCTCGTGGTGACGGTGATCGGCCTGATCTGGCCGCGCTTCATGTGGGCGATCGTCCGCGGCTTGGAGTGGTTCGCCAACGGCGTGGGGCGCCTCGTGGCCTGGGTTGGCCTGCTGATGGTGCTGCAACAGGTGATGGTCGTATTCCTGCAGTCGGTGTTCCGCTTCGGCGAGATCACCATCGCGCCCTTTGGCTTTGGCTTTACCCAGTCGGTCGGCTGGTTTGCCGAAGAACTCAAGCTTTACAACGCGATGATCGTGGCGCTCTGCGTCACCTATGCCTTCATTCAGGGCAGCCATGTGCGGGTCGACCTGATCTACGCCGTGGTGCGCCACCGGACCAAGAAGGTGATCGACATGTTCGGGAGCCTGTTCTTCATGGTGCCGGTCGCCGTGCTGACCTGGCTCTACGCATGGTTCTTCCTCTGGCGTTCGCTCATCACGCCCAAGGTCAGCGCCTCGGAGGGGCTGGACCTGCTGATGCGCAAATCCAAGATCGTGAAGTGGAACGTCGAGACCATCGGCTTCTCGCCGAACGGGTTCAACGGCTACTTCCTCTTCAAGATCCTGATGGTCGCCTTCTGCGGATTGGTGCTACTTCAGGCGGTCGCCTTCTTCTACCGCAGCTACCGCGAATTCGTGGAAGGGCCGGAGAGTGACGGCAAATATCTGGATAAAGACACCCTCGGTGAGGGTGAAGAAGCCTACGAAGGCACGCACTAG